The following is a genomic window from Bacillus sp. FJAT-52991.
AAACGATGAGATTGCGCAAAGACGGATCCATGATTCCTGTGAGTATAACAGCCTCACCGATCCGGAATGAAGAAAAGATTGTCGCCCTTTCTGTGATTAGTAGAGATCATTCCATGCTTGTGGAGGCGAAGAGAGAGCTAATCAATCGGAAAAAGGAGCTAAGAAAAACAAATGATCGTCTGGAGAATATATTAAAGAGCATTATAGAAGCTTTTTTCTTTGTGGATGATCATTGGAATATTGTTTATGTCAACGATGTGTTTGCAAATATGTGGGGGAAAAATCAAGAGGGCCTAGTCGGGCAGAATTTCTGGGATGCTTTTCCTGAGATAAAAGGAACCATCTATGAACATTATTATAAGCAGTCCATGAATACGCAAGAGTCCCAACGTTTTCAAGTTTACAGTAAGGTTTATGAACGTTATTTTGAAATCTGTACGTTTCCATCTTTAACAGGCCTTGCAGTAAATACACGGGATATTACAGATTATCAAATGAATTTGCAAAAATTAAAGGAAAGTGAAAAACAAATAAGGGAGATTACAGAAAATATTAATGAAGTATTTTGCGTGCATAATGTAGAAGGGTTTGAATTGCTTTATGTAAGTAAGGCATTTGAGAAAATATGGAAACGTTCTTTATCGGATTTGTATCAAAATCACTTTCAATATATTGAAACGATCCATCCAGAAGATCGTGAGTATGTCATCCATCAAATTACTCATTTTAAAGAAGCACCTGATGAGTTTGAGTTTCGTATGATTCGACCGAGCGGTGAGGTTCGTTGGATTCGATCAAGACAAACAGTTATTTCCAATCAAGCGAATCAGCCGAAGCGTATCATTAGTGTTCTGGAAGATATTACTGAACTGAAAGAGAAAGATATTTTAATTCGTAAAGGAGACAAGCTTGGGGCTGTGGGACAATTAGCTGCTGGGATTGCTCATGAAATTCGCAATCCATTAACGACAATTAAAGGATTTGTCCAGCTGTGGGGAAAGGAAAGTCCAACAAAGTATAGCGACATTATTTTGTCGGAACTACAAAGAATTGAATTTATTATGAATGAATTTTTAATGTTAGCCAAACCTCATCAAGAACTGAAAATGGAAAAACTTCATTTGAATAAAATATTAAATGAAGTCATGATTTTTATGCAACCTGAAGCATTACTTCATAACGCTAATATTGTTAATACGTTGGCTGCTAATTTACCAACAATATTTGGAGAAATGAAGCAAATTAAACAAGTGATCATCAATTTAATCAAGAATGCTTTAGAAGCGATGCCTAATGGCGGGATTATTACAATGCTAACAAAGTATGACAATAATAGAGTGATAATAGAACTAATAGATGAAGGGATCGGAATTCAAAAGGATCGGATTGCTAGGCTCGGTGAACCATTCTATTCTAATAAAGAAAAGGGGACCGGTCTTGGATTAATGGTGAGTTTTAAAATTATCCAAAATCATAAAGGAACCATTTCTTTTGAAAGCGAAGAAGGTAAAGGGACAAAGGTGATTATTTCTTTACCTGTATATAAAGAAAATAAGTAATCTTTTGACAAAGGAAGCTATTCGCTTCTTTTTTTTATGAATATTTATATATACAAATAAGACGTATAAAAATCGCCTAATAATAGAAAAAAGATATTGATAATCATTTTCAGTAGTAGTAGAATGAAAAATAGTAATTTATGTGAATAGTTGAAAACAGTTAGGAGAAAAGAATCATGAAGAAAATGCCGTGGAAAGTTGTAACGAGCCTATCTCTTGCCGCATCAATGTTTATCGCTGGCTGTGGAAAAGATAGTGAAACGTCTGAAAGTAATAGTAAAACGGATGATAAAGAGCAGAAAGCGACTGTAGAAGTGCAAGATTATACATTTGATACAGCTGATAATATGTTTGCATACAGCGAATTTGAATTGTCTGGCGAACCTTTAGCAGAGGGACTGGGACTTGATCTTGATGTTTTAGACCCTAAGAAAATTAATCAGCCGACTCCTTTTGATTACATTGCTGGTATTGAATCCTATGAGTATTCAGAGGAGGCGATGTATGAAGTTGTAGAAAAATCAGGCTTAGGATTACATTTAGTACATGGCCCAGCGGTTCAAGAAATGGCTAAAGAATCAGGTAAAAAGCCTGAAGAAGTGTTAGGGGAGCGCTTTTATTCGTTAGCTGATGCCGTGGGATATCCGAGAGAAGAAATATTTTCGAATATGTATCCGACGTTTATTGAGTATGCAACAGGAGACCCACATTATACTCAAAAAGTAGATACTGGAGAATATGCACCTAATGACGATGGGACTTATGTTCCTATGTATCAAGTAAACTTTGAATCTTTGCGTTGGGATCGTGACAAAATGGACAAAATCCTTTCTCCAGCCGCTTATGGTGGAGTATTCTTAAAACAGGCTTTATGGGCAGGAGATTTTATGGGTGGTTTCCATACGATTGACAAAGATGAAGAGTTAGCTGGAGAAACGGCTAATGATGATGATGATCCTAATATTGCTCTTGGGGTTAGCTCTGCAGATGGGATGCAAGGGGCAATTTTAACGGAAGAAATATGGAATAAATTACAATATATTCGTTCGAGCTTATTTTTAGATGCGAAATCAGGAAAATTAACAGAGGCTGGTCTTGGAAGTCAGTATGATCCATCAAAAGGCCTTGTTTATTTACCTCATGCGATTGAAGTGGAAGAAAACGGAAATTATCAAGCGGCGAATGCCGAGTCATTAAAAGTGGTCGATGCAACGAGTCAGTTACATGACCAATGGATGATGCTTTGGCCTGCAGCTGAATTTTATGGTATGACAGACCAACGTCAAGAAAATAAAAACGTGGCTCCTTCATTTAGAGCTTTATTCGACGGAAAACCGTTTCCACAAGCGAATACAGCCAATATTGACACAATGGCTGAAAATGATCAATTAGCTAATGATCCATTCTCTGTTAATAAAGATGTCGCTTTACATGTATTTAAAAATATGAAAGCGATGCATTTTAATGAGAAAGAAGGAGCGTTTGTAACGGAGCATGACGGCAAATCTCAAAATAACATAGTAGATGCGTTTGAAGCGGGCTATTCGATGGAAGCGATGCGTATTTTTGAACGGGCGATTGATGGATTGCCAGTCGGTTATGCGAGCGGAGAAGCGGCAGAAGGTTTAGGTACAGAAGAAGCGAAGCAAGCGAAAGACATGATCCAAAAACAAGCCGATTTTATTTTGAATAAAATGATGCTTGAAAATGGCTTAGTCGCTGACCAATATGAAATTGGAAAAGGGGCTAGTGAAGAAGCTTCATTGAAAGCACAATTAGGGGCTATTCGAGGATTAACAGCGGCGTATTTATCAACAGAGGATGAAAAATATCGGTCAGCAGCTCGCGAATTATACGTAACGATGGAAAAAGAGTTCTTCAACGAAGAATTGAACATTTTAGAAACGAAAAAAGGCGAGATGAAGTGGGATCCAGAGACAGCGGGTGCTTTATCTGGTGTGTATCGAATTGCCATTCAAAATTTAAGTAATCAAAATGCGAAAGAAACAGATAAAGAGTTAGAAGTAGAAACGATTATTAATCGCTATAATGACTTCTATAATCTCGTCATTGATGGTCCTTCACTAGAAGAAGGAATGCAAACAAGTGAATTTTGGGATACAGGTGATTTCTACAAGTCAGATGATAAGTCTGGAAACACAGATGGAGACAATGTACCACAAATTCAAGCAGGACATGGGAAATATGGAATTTCTCCAGTGCTTGTACCTGTTGAAGTAAAAGAAAAATAAAAGAAGGTATGAATCGTGAAAAAAACGAACCTTTTATTTGCGCTCGCGCTCCTTATGATAGGGGCGCTAGTCGCATGTTCAAATGAAAAAGAAGATATTATTCGTCAACAAGCAGCAAGTAGCAATGATATTATTATGTCAACTAAATCAGAGATGATTTTTACAGCGAATATCGATGTGGATACTGTAACGATGATTGACAGTAAAACGAAAAAAGTGAAAAACGAAATTGAAGTAGGTAAGCAACCGGTTCAATTAGTACTTTCTCCTGATGAAGAAACTTTATATGTCTCTTGCAGGTATGATAATCGTGTAGACGTTATTGATGTAAAGAAACAAAAAGTGGTCGATTCTATTAAAACGGGCATAGAGCCATACGGACTAATGACGAGTCAGGATGGAAAGAAATTATATGTAGCCAATTACCGAGAGAATAATATTTCAGCCATTGACTTGAAGTCTGAAAAAGTAAAGAACATCGAAGTCGGTGATAGACCTCGCACATTGGCCATTTCAAAAGATGGAAAAAAACTATACGCGACAAATTACTTAAATGGTGAAATAAAGGTAATCGATACAGTAAAAGACAAAGTATCCAATACGATTACATTAGCTTCATCTCCGGATCAGTCTAATCGAAAGAAAAGCCAGGGAACACCGAATACACTTGAACAATTTGTTATTTCTCCGGATGGAAAAACAGCTTGGGTATCTCACTTACTGACGAATACAGATACGCCTGTTCAGTTTGACGAAACCATTTTTCCAGCTATTTCAGTGATTGATTTAGAAAAGGAAAAGGAGAAAGTAGAAGAACGAAAAGAGCTATTTGAAGAAATTAATGTGACTGATAGACAAAACCAAACGATGATTGTATCAAACCCGTATGATATCGTCTTCCAACCGGATGGAAGCAAAGCTTATGTTGTTATGTCCGGGAGTGAAGATCTTGTTGTTTTTGATTTAAAACGAGGCGGAAATGCGGTGCAGGTCTTGCGGCGAATTGAAGGGGATAACCCAAGAGGGGCCGTCTTATCCCCAGATGGAAAGACGCTGTTTGTTCATAATGCGATGAGTCATGATTTGGCTACCATAGATACTGGAGGAGACAGTAGTTATGGGCGAGCAAAAATGGCTGGGGAAAATATAAAACTAATTGAAAAAGATTCGTTAGACCCTCTTGTTAGGGAAGGTAAAACTATTTTTTACAGCGGAAATAGCGATGAATATGCAACTGATATTACCGGGGATAATTGGATGAGTTGTATTTCCTGTCATGCGGATGGGGAAATCAATGGATTGTCGATTAGTACAGTAAAAGGTCCTCGAAATATTCCGTCTAATGTATTAACTACGGAAACAGGTTTGTTTATGTGGGATGGAAGTCGAGATGATTTCACAGATTATTTATTGACCGTCCAAGGAGAAATGGGAGGGATGATGGATTATGATCCTTCGAAGCCTCTTCCAAAAGAAGTAGAGCATATGTATGATGCGATGTTTGCTTATTTGAAGGATCCTAATTCATTCCCTGTACCTAAAAGTCCATATAGAAAAAATGGTGAGCTAACAGCGGATGCCGAAGCAGGAAAAATATTGTTTGAAGGGAAAGGTCAATGTTTAAGCTGTCATGGGGGAAAAATGATGACAGATAGTGTCCAGGCTATTGGAAAAGACGGAAACCTTTCGACAGACAATACTCAATTTCTGCATGACATTGGGACAGGATCTGATCAAGATCAGCCTTCAGATGGCGATGGACGTGCCCAGTTTACAAATAAACGAGATGACAAGAAATTTGATACACCTACTTTAAGGGGAGTATGGGCAACGGCACCTTATTTTCATGATGGGAGTGCGAAAACCATTGAGGAAGCTGTGACGAGACATAATTACGACAATGCTCCCGAGCTATCAGCTGAAGAAATTGATAAAATTGCGGCTTATGTCAAATCTATTGAGTAAAAATGAAATCAAATAAAGTGAAACTTCAATCAGTGAGGGACTTATAGCCTGTTAATGCGGATAAATTGAAAAAGAGCAAGGGCTCACTTCCATTTATGGTAAAATAGAAGAAAAGACTAAAGGGAGTGGGACAAGTGAACATGGTGAATGGCTTCATGCAACTATTTGTGTTTGCTATACCCGTTTTTTTCATCGCTCTATTTACAGGGTTGTTTTTTTCAGAGAAAAGACGAAATGAAAGATTTAGAAGAATAGAAGAGAGAGTAGAACAAAAACAAGATCGTGAATGAAAAGCAGGTGGATCGCCTGCTTTTTTTTGTTGATTGTGAGTTGTTAAATTAGACAATGTCTAAAAAATATTTTTCTTTATTTCTCTCTATTTTTTGCTATAGTTAGAGAGGAATTATTCTTGAATGGGGGGATTTTATGCTAAAAGAGTTTAAGGAATTCGCTATGCGTGGGAATGTTATTGACCTAGCAGTCGGGGTGATTATCGGTGGAGCCTTTGGTAAAATCGTGACGTCGCTTGTTGAAGATATTATCATGCCGCTTGTTGGATTACTTCTTGGAGGAGTCAACTTTACTGATTTAGCCTTTACCTATCATAAGGCGACTGTTAAATATGGAGTGTTTATTCAAACAATCGTGGACTTTTTAATTATTTCTTTTTCCATTTTTCTTTTTATCAAGCTGTTTAATAAACTAACTTCTAAGCAAGAAAAAGCAGAGGAACTAGCAGCACCAGCACCTTCTCAAGAGGAAATACTGTTAACAGAAATTCGGGATTTATTAAAGGCGCAAAAATAATTTCAATGAGCAAGAGATCCATCTCTTGCTCTATTTTTAATTTCGTGCAAATGGCCATTTTGCACGAATGAGTCAAAAACAATCGCCAATATAGAAGAAGATTGTCTAATGGAGTGATCCTTTGTCGCTTTAATTGACGGAATATTGCGAATGAGATACTCTTAATTCAAGTGTGTAAGTATGGAAAAAGAATGGTAGAAGGGGGTTATTCAGAATGAGGAATAGTCATTTTCGTTTAGTGAATCAAGAGGTATCGAAAACGATTACTGAATCTTGGAAAAGAAGTCGAAAAAGCAAAGTATCAGAAACCCTTAATTCTGCACCTCTTGTGTTAACCGAGGAGGATATTAAAAAAATCAAACACTGTGGTGACCTTTATCAATCTTTTTCAAGCGTCTATTCCCGAATGGAGAGGGAGATTGAAGACTGCTATGCTTTAGGGTTAGCGGATGAAAGCGGCAGAATGATTGGCGTAAGGATGAAAGGAAAGTTACATGATCAATTACGGGAAGCCAACTTTTATCCAGGAGCAAATTGGCAGGAAGAAGTGACAGGCACCAATGCCATTGGCACCGCATTAGCTGCAAAAAAGCCGGTGACGATTCATACAGCGGAACATTTTTGCGATGCTTGGAAAGCATTTTCGTGTGCAGGTGTCCCGATTTTTCATCCAGTTAAAAAGAAGGTAATAGGCATCCTTGATTTGACGAGCAATGATGAACATTTCCATAAACAAAGTTTATTGCTGACAAAGGCGATTGTTGAAGGAGTTCAGTTAGATATGATGAATCGTTTGTATGAAAAATATAATGTACTTAAAGAGCGTTTTAATGAAAAGAGAAAAGAAATCAAGAATGATTGGCTAATTGTTTTCGATGATCAAGGAGAAATGATTGCTTCCAATCGTGCTTCAGAACCTTTTCATTATATATGGAAATTTGATTTTGATTGGATTACATATTTCCATCAGTTACAAAATAACAGAAAAGTAGATCGAGTCAATGAATCTATACCGTTTTTACATGGACAACCTCATGGGAAAATACACCCTATCGTTCACACCCAAAAAGTAATAGGGATCATTGTTCAACTTCCAAAGAAAACATCTCCTTCAATGACTTCTAAGATGACGAATAAAACATTTCAAATAGAAAACGGAGTCATTGGTCACAGCGCTCCATTACAATCTTTATTATCAAAACTTGAAAAGGTTGCTCCAAGCCATGCATCGGTTTTACTGACTGGAGAAAGCGGTACTGGAAAAGAAGTGTTTAGTCGATTGCTCCATCAATTAAGTGGAAGAAAAGAGAAGCCATTTATTACATTTAATTGTTCGTCTCTTAACCATGAACTGGCGGCGAGTGAATTGTTTGGCTATGCCCCCGGCTCTTTTACGGGAGGATTAAAAGAAGGAAAGAAAGGATTGTTTGAAGCGGCTGATGGCGGTGTTTTATTTTTAGATGAAATTGGAGAAATTCCGTTAACCGTTCAACCATTGCTTTTACGAGTGTTACAGGAAAAAGAAGTGTTAAGAGTAGGAGAATATAAATCTAGAAAAGTGGATGTTCGAATTATTGCAGCTACAAATCGTGATTTAAAACAAATGGTTCGAGAGGGTACTTTTCGAGAAGACCTTTATTACCGATTAAGTGTGATCAGCTTACCAATCCCTCCGCTGAGAGAAAGAAAAGAAGATATTCTTCTGTTAGCCAATTATTTTTTAGAAAAGTGTCAACCGGCTAGACGTATCCAATTCAGTGAGTCGGTTGTAAAGGTATTACAAACCTATGACTGGCCGGGCAATGTCAGAGAGCTTCGTAATGTGATTGAATACAGCATATTATTTGTGGATGAGCATATAATTGAAATGCATCACCTACCAGATTATTTGCAAGAACATGTATTCATTCCATCTGTGTTGACAAATAAGCTACAAGACATAAGTGGGGAAAAACATGAACGAGAAAACATTATTCAAATGTTGAAGCAAACGAATTTTAATGTAACAAAAGCTGCCAAGATGCTCGGGTTTTCGCGAGGCACATTGTATAATCGTCTGAGAAAATACAATATATCCTACTGAAAATAAACAAACTGTTCAAACGCATTTGAACAGTTTGTTTATTTTTTTGAACAATCGAGCTTCTAAATGGTTTGAAAATATGTAATAATCAATCTTTTTGTTTTGGCATAGTATTTGCATTTATATAGATGAGCTCATAGACATTTAAGGATTGAACTGCTAGAGGGTGAGTTGTCAAAAATCTAAGGAGGGGAATGAAGGTGAGAGCTGCCGTAATGGAGGAATTCAACAAACCGCTCAAAGTTTTAAATGTGACGGACCCTGAGTGCGGCCCTGATGATGTGATCGTTGCCGTGAAAGCCAATGGAGTTTGTCGCAGTGATTGGCATGGATGGGTTGGTGATTGGGGATGGATGGGTTTAAAGCCTGAATTGCCTCATATTCTCGGTCATGAGTTTGCGGGAGTGATTGAAGAGGTCGGAAAAAATGTAAAGCGTTTCAAAAAAGGAGATCGAGTCGTTATTCCCTTTAGTCTAGGATGTGGGAGTTGTGATTGTTGTCAAACGGGACATCAAAATGTGTGTGAAAATATAACGGTTTTCGGTTTTGTTTGCAATGGCTCTTATGCTCAGTTTACTAGAGTGCCTCTAGCCGATCAAAATTTAGTTCATTTACCAGAATCCATTGATTTCACTACGGCTGCTTCCTTAGGTTGTCGATTTATGACAAGCTTCCACGCAGTAACAGATATTTCAGGCGTAAAAGCTGGCGACTACTTTACCATTTACGGAGGTGGTGGAGTAGGCTTAGCTGCTCTTCAAGTAGCTTCGACACTAGGAGCTAGGGCAATTGTGGTAGATATTGATGATCAAAAGCTAGAAATGGCCAAACAACTTGGAGCTGTGGAGACAGTCAATTCAAGGGAAGTGAACCCGGTTGAAGCCATTATGGATATAACCAGTGGCGGAAGTGATATTACGTTAGATGCATTGGGTATTGCTGAAACTTGCCGAAATTCGATTATGAGTTTAAAAAACAGAGGTACTCACGTTCAAGTAGGATTAACGACTAAAGAAGAGGGGGGCATGGTTGCACTGCCGACCGACTTAATTGTTGCGAAAGAACTGCAAATAAAAGGTTCGTTAGGAATGCAGCCTCATCGATATAAAGCCTTGCTTGCGATGGTAGAAAGCGGCCAGCTTCATCCAGAAAAGCTCATTTCAAAAACGATTTCTCTAGAAGAAGCAAGCGATGTGCTAGCGTCTATGCATGAGTACGGAACTGTAGGATCAGTTATTATTGATCGTTTCTAAATAAAAATAAGGAGGAGATTTAAATGGAAAAAACAATCAACGTATCACCACGTGTAAAGGAGTTTTTAAAAGGAACGAAAAAGCTATTCATTAATGGAAAGTGGGTCGAGTCCGCTTCAGGAAGAACATTTGAAACATATAATCCAGCAACAGGAGAAGTGCTTGCCGTTGTAAGTGAAGCGATGGAGCAAGATATTGAACAAGCTGTTCAAGCCGCAAGACGAGCGTTTGACGGTGGGCCATGGTCAAAGATGAGTGCAGCGGAACGAAGCCGATTGATTTATTTATTGGCTGACAAAATGGAAGAG
Proteins encoded in this region:
- a CDS encoding PAS domain S-box protein produces the protein MGNVIFNSSLVSTEEFEWFIQMTKDMFLAIDHDGVIQFVNPALVEVLGYDKDEFIGRHFSEYIHFSDQESTREQFEEVIRGGKLITVENRCLCKEGGYAWMSWNAASMAGQKMVLIIGQDISRQKRLESELIQSNQYLQSFWENTDDAVDLIDLEGNVIAVNKAFEKIFGWTNEEVQGRTLPIIPDALYSEFQQIRTKVLSEQKMVNYETMRLRKDGSMIPVSITASPIRNEEKIVALSVISRDHSMLVEAKRELINRKKELRKTNDRLENILKSIIEAFFFVDDHWNIVYVNDVFANMWGKNQEGLVGQNFWDAFPEIKGTIYEHYYKQSMNTQESQRFQVYSKVYERYFEICTFPSLTGLAVNTRDITDYQMNLQKLKESEKQIREITENINEVFCVHNVEGFELLYVSKAFEKIWKRSLSDLYQNHFQYIETIHPEDREYVIHQITHFKEAPDEFEFRMIRPSGEVRWIRSRQTVISNQANQPKRIISVLEDITELKEKDILIRKGDKLGAVGQLAAGIAHEIRNPLTTIKGFVQLWGKESPTKYSDIILSELQRIEFIMNEFLMLAKPHQELKMEKLHLNKILNEVMIFMQPEALLHNANIVNTLAANLPTIFGEMKQIKQVIINLIKNALEAMPNGGIITMLTKYDNNRVIIELIDEGIGIQKDRIARLGEPFYSNKEKGTGLGLMVSFKIIQNHKGTISFESEEGKGTKVIISLPVYKENK
- a CDS encoding beta-propeller fold lactonase family protein — its product is MKKTNLLFALALLMIGALVACSNEKEDIIRQQAASSNDIIMSTKSEMIFTANIDVDTVTMIDSKTKKVKNEIEVGKQPVQLVLSPDEETLYVSCRYDNRVDVIDVKKQKVVDSIKTGIEPYGLMTSQDGKKLYVANYRENNISAIDLKSEKVKNIEVGDRPRTLAISKDGKKLYATNYLNGEIKVIDTVKDKVSNTITLASSPDQSNRKKSQGTPNTLEQFVISPDGKTAWVSHLLTNTDTPVQFDETIFPAISVIDLEKEKEKVEERKELFEEINVTDRQNQTMIVSNPYDIVFQPDGSKAYVVMSGSEDLVVFDLKRGGNAVQVLRRIEGDNPRGAVLSPDGKTLFVHNAMSHDLATIDTGGDSSYGRAKMAGENIKLIEKDSLDPLVREGKTIFYSGNSDEYATDITGDNWMSCISCHADGEINGLSISTVKGPRNIPSNVLTTETGLFMWDGSRDDFTDYLLTVQGEMGGMMDYDPSKPLPKEVEHMYDAMFAYLKDPNSFPVPKSPYRKNGELTADAEAGKILFEGKGQCLSCHGGKMMTDSVQAIGKDGNLSTDNTQFLHDIGTGSDQDQPSDGDGRAQFTNKRDDKKFDTPTLRGVWATAPYFHDGSAKTIEEAVTRHNYDNAPELSAEEIDKIAAYVKSIE
- the mscL gene encoding large conductance mechanosensitive channel protein MscL, which produces MLKEFKEFAMRGNVIDLAVGVIIGGAFGKIVTSLVEDIIMPLVGLLLGGVNFTDLAFTYHKATVKYGVFIQTIVDFLIISFSIFLFIKLFNKLTSKQEKAEELAAPAPSQEEILLTEIRDLLKAQK
- a CDS encoding sigma-54-dependent Fis family transcriptional regulator, whose protein sequence is MRNSHFRLVNQEVSKTITESWKRSRKSKVSETLNSAPLVLTEEDIKKIKHCGDLYQSFSSVYSRMEREIEDCYALGLADESGRMIGVRMKGKLHDQLREANFYPGANWQEEVTGTNAIGTALAAKKPVTIHTAEHFCDAWKAFSCAGVPIFHPVKKKVIGILDLTSNDEHFHKQSLLLTKAIVEGVQLDMMNRLYEKYNVLKERFNEKRKEIKNDWLIVFDDQGEMIASNRASEPFHYIWKFDFDWITYFHQLQNNRKVDRVNESIPFLHGQPHGKIHPIVHTQKVIGIIVQLPKKTSPSMTSKMTNKTFQIENGVIGHSAPLQSLLSKLEKVAPSHASVLLTGESGTGKEVFSRLLHQLSGRKEKPFITFNCSSLNHELAASELFGYAPGSFTGGLKEGKKGLFEAADGGVLFLDEIGEIPLTVQPLLLRVLQEKEVLRVGEYKSRKVDVRIIAATNRDLKQMVREGTFREDLYYRLSVISLPIPPLRERKEDILLLANYFLEKCQPARRIQFSESVVKVLQTYDWPGNVRELRNVIEYSILFVDEHIIEMHHLPDYLQEHVFIPSVLTNKLQDISGEKHERENIIQMLKQTNFNVTKAAKMLGFSRGTLYNRLRKYNISY
- a CDS encoding zinc-dependent alcohol dehydrogenase family protein yields the protein MKVRAAVMEEFNKPLKVLNVTDPECGPDDVIVAVKANGVCRSDWHGWVGDWGWMGLKPELPHILGHEFAGVIEEVGKNVKRFKKGDRVVIPFSLGCGSCDCCQTGHQNVCENITVFGFVCNGSYAQFTRVPLADQNLVHLPESIDFTTAASLGCRFMTSFHAVTDISGVKAGDYFTIYGGGGVGLAALQVASTLGARAIVVDIDDQKLEMAKQLGAVETVNSREVNPVEAIMDITSGGSDITLDALGIAETCRNSIMSLKNRGTHVQVGLTTKEEGGMVALPTDLIVAKELQIKGSLGMQPHRYKALLAMVESGQLHPEKLISKTISLEEASDVLASMHEYGTVGSVIIDRF